In Silene latifolia isolate original U9 population chromosome X, ASM4854445v1, whole genome shotgun sequence, the following proteins share a genomic window:
- the LOC141617374 gene encoding microtubule-associated protein TORTIFOLIA1-like produces MESQGPKSSKLSKNYSRSQSTTLSTSSSTLSTSSVSTHLAMVELKQKILTSLSKLSDRDTHQIAIEELETLIQTLQNDAVPMLLNCLFDSSSSDPKPSVKKESIRLLSNLCGSHPDSTGTHLVKIIAHLARRLRDPDSGVRDACKDVIGCLSGIYLKGSGNSCNGEGEGNGGGMVSLFVKPLFEAMGENNKGVQIGAAMCLGRVVDCATNPPISAFVKLCPRVCKFLNSPNYFAKSSLLPVVVSLSQVGAITPQSLEPLLQTIHDCLASTDWATRKAAAEALTALALHSSDLVKDGAASTLTVLEACRFDKIKPVRDSVTEALQQWKRLSGKNGDGASDERASCQGVEDVFPDKNKQKDKKIEQSKDSSKGGLSASVDKTKSGSFSDKAVGMLKKKLPALTDKDVNPEFFQKLEKRGADELPVEVVVPRKCLNSLNSNEKEESSISEIKDSKANMSANIPSGQREFEGYVEDRWLDNGLNAKDLRPRTSGSEGKDSSFAKADGQSDGSLMNGKGNWLSIQRQLLQLERQQAHIMNMLQEFMGGSHDSMVTLENRVRGLERVVEDMAHDLSVASNRRGGGFRSGYEGSSNRPIRYNGYGDYGGRFPYGDRFNDPEGDSPSMRLRGPPRRPDHQDSWDFHSYGAAKIGQPGVRRDMSSNGVDSRSPRSEHESDPVTSRRGWDKVSAHVRLGEGPSARSVWQASKDEATLAAIRVAGEDNGTTRPARVAVRELDAEALGNDNNRRERDPIWTAWSNAMDAVQAGDMDTAYAEVLSTGDDSLLVKLMDKSGPVFDQLTDEIAVEALNAIMPFVVEQHLFDLCLYWVQQLLDLVLENGTDVFGIPLNVKRDLLFNLHDATSAIEIPEDWEGSTPDQLMLQLASAWNIDLQQPGS; encoded by the exons atggaATCTCAAGGACCCAAATCATCAAAACTCTCAAAGAATTATTCAAGATCACAATCAACAACactatcaacatcatcatcaacattaTCAACATCATCTGTGTCAACACATTTAGCAATGGTGGAGCTCAAGCAGAAGATTCTAACCTCCTTGTCTAAGCTCTCAGATAGAGACACCCACCAGATCGCCATTGAAGAGCTTGAAACCCTAATCCAAACCCTCCAAAACGACGCCGTTCCAATGCTCCTTAACTGCCTCTTTGACTCCTCTTCCTCGGACCCGAAACCCTCTGTGAAAAAGGAGTCAATTAGGCTTCTTTCTAACCTATGTGGGTCCCACCCTGATTCCACTGGAACCCACTTGGTTAAGATCATTGCCCACCTGGCTAGGAGGCTAAGGGACCCTGATTCCGGGGTTCGCGACGCGTGTAAGGATGTGATTGGGTGTTTGTCCGGGATTTATTTGAAGGGTAGTGGTAATAGTTGTAATGGTGAGGGTGAAGGTAATGGTGGTGGTATGGTTTCTTTGTTTGTTAAGCCTTTGTTTGAGGCTATGGGGGAGAATAACAAAGGGGTTCAAATTGGGGCTGCAATGTGCTTAGGGAGAGTGGTTGATTGCGCGACTAACCCGCCAATTTCCGCTTTTGTCAAGCTTTGTCCTAGGGTTTGCAAGTTCTTGAATAGCCCTAACTACTTTGCCAAATCTTCTTTGTTGCCTGTTGTTGTCAGCTTGTCTCAG GTAGGGGCCATTACACCACAAAGTCTTGAACCTTTGCTACAGACCATTCATGATTGCCTTGCGAGCACAGATTGGGCCACCCGTAAGGCTGCTGCTGAGGCGTTGACTGCTCTGGCATTGCATTCAAGCGATTTGGTCAAAGATGGGGCAGCATCAACCTTGACTGTATTAGAGGCTTGCCGTTTTGATAAG ATCAAGCCTGTAAGAGATAGTGTTACAGAAGCGCTACAGCAGTGGAAGAGGCTGTCAGGAAAGAATGGAGATGGGGCTTCTGATGAAAGAGCTTCATGTCAAG GCGTTGAAGATGTCTTCCCTGATAAAAATAAGCAGAAAGACAAAAAAATTGAACAGTCCAAGGATTCATCCAAAGGTGGTTTGTCTGCTTCTGTTGACAAAACAAAGAGTGGGAGTTTTTCTGATAAAGCTGTTGGTATGTTGAAGAAAAAGTTACCTGCTTTAACCGATAAGGACGTGAATCCCGAAttctttcaaaagcttgaaaagaGGGGTGCTGATGAATTACCAGTGGAAGTTGTTGTTCCACGTAAATGTCTTAATTCTTTAAACTCGAACGAGAAAGAGGAGTCAAGCATTTCTGAAATAAAGGATAGCAAAGCAAATATGTCTGCCAACATACCTTCTGGACAACGTGAATTTGAAGGCTATGTGGAGGATAGATGGCTTGATAATGGGTTAAATGCTAAAGACCTGCGACCCAGAACTTCTGGCAGTGAAGGCAAGGATTCTTCCTTCGCCAAAGCTGATGGTCAGTCTGATGGATCTCTCATGAATGGTAAAGGAAATTGGCTGTCTATTCAAAGGCAGTTGCTTCAATTAGAGAGACAACAAGCTCATATCATGAATATGTTACAG GAGTTTATGGGTGGCTCACATGACAGTATGGTGACTCTGGAGAATAGAGTACGGGGTCTTGAGAGAGTGGTTGAAGACATGGCACATGATTTATCAGTAGCATCAAATCGGAGGGGTGGGGGTTTTCGTTCTGGGTATGAGGGGTCTTCCAATCGACCTATCAGGTATAATGGATATGGTGACTATGGTGGGAGATTTCCTTATGGTGACAGATTTAACGATCCTGAAGGAGATTCTCCAAGTATGAGGCTTAGGGGCCCACCTAGGAGACCCGATCACCAGGACTCGTGGGATTTTCATTCATATGGTGCTGCTAAAATTGGTCAACCCGGTGTGAGAAGAGACATGAGCAGCAATGGTGTTGATAGTAGATCACCCAGATCTGAGCATGAAAGTGACCCAGTTACTTCGCGCCGAGGATGGGATAAGGTTTCCGCTCATGTCAGACTTGGTGAGGGCCCTTCGGCAAGAAGTGTTTGGCAGGCTTCGAAGGATGAAGCTACACTGGCAGCTATTCGAGTGGCTGGTGAAGACAATGGTACAACCCGACCTGCTAGAGTAGCTGTACGAGAATTGGATGCAGAAGCTTTGGGCAATGACAACAATAGACGAGAGCGGGACCCAATTTGGACTGCCTGGAGTAATGCCATGGATGCTGTTCAAGCCGGTGATATGGACACGGCTTATGCCGAGGTCTTGTCAACAGGTGACGATTCTTTGCTTGTGAAGCTCATGGATAAATCAGGTCCTGTTTTTGATCAACTCACGGATGAGATAGCAGTTGAGGCTTTAAATGCTATCATGCCATTTGTGGTGGAGCAGCACTTGTTTGATCTATGCTTGTATTGGGTTCAACAG CTGTTGGATCTGGTGTTGGAGAACGGGACAGATGTATTTGGTATTCCCCTAAATGTAAAGAGAGATCTGCTGTTTAATCTGCACGACGCTACTTCTGCCATTGAAATCCCTGAGGATTGGGAAGGATCGACTCCTGATCAACTCATGTTACAACTGGCTTCAGCCTGGAATATTGATCTCCAACAGCCTGGGAGTTAA